The Pirellulales bacterium genome segment GGACAAGATGCCGGCCAATCAGACGACCGTCCCGGTATTACTGACGGCGGCGGCCGATGTGCCGACGGCCGGCCGGTTGGCGGACGTTGTGGGCCGGCCCGTCGATCCGAATCTGGCCATCGAAGGGCACGTCGAGCAGATGACATCGATGGTCCGCGGACAGAACAATATTCACGTCTGGACGCACACGGCCGACAAATTTGCCATGTCCGTAACTCAGGCGGTGCCTTTCTCGATCGAGATCGTGCAGCCCAAGGTGCCGATCGTGCGCGACGGCTCGATGGGCCTGAAGGTCAAAGCAATTCGCCAGGAAGGTTTTACAGCGCCGATCTCGGTGTACATGCTGTACAACCCGCCCGGCGTCGGTTCTCCCAGTTCGGTGGCGATTCCCGAAGGCCAATCGGAAGTCATTATCCCGCTAACGGCCAATAGCGGGGCCGAGGTGCGGACCTGGAAGATTGCGGCCATGGCCTCGGCCACGGTCGGCAACGGCTCGGTGCTGGTCTCGTCGCAATTGGCCGATCTGGAAATCTCGGAGCCGTTCGTCGGCTTTGCTTACAACGCCGCGGCGGTGGAGAAGGGGAAAGAGACCGACGTGGTGGTCGCGATCACCAAGAACAAGGACTTTGAAGGCCCTGCGACAGCCGAGCTGTTGGGTCTGCCGAATGAAGTCACGACCGTGCCCGGCCAAATCACCAAGGATAGCAAAGAGCTGTTGTTTCACGTGAAGACCACCGGCAACTCGCCGGCCGGCAAGCATAAGACATTGCTCTCGAGGATCACGATTGTGGCGCAGGGAGAGCCGATCACGCACATGATCGGGACCGGCGAACTACGGGTCGACGAACCGCTGCCGCCTAAAACGAACGAACCGACCCCCGCGGCGGCGGCCGCTCCGATGCCGGCGCCTGCGGCGGACAAGCCGCCTGAGAAACGATTGACGCGTTTGGAGCAGTTGCGGCTCGATCGGCAGAAGGCCAAAGAAGCCGCCAAACAGCCCGCGACCACTCCAGCAGCGCCGGCTGCGGCTGACGCGCCTGCGTCGGAGCCCAAACCGGCCGGTTAAGCCCCTACTTTCCAGATTCGATATTTTGATTCCGTGCCCTCCTCGGTGCAGGATGCTCAGCAGGAAACCCTCAGCGATGAACACTACCAACCATAAATTCGCGCACCTGTTGGCCGGGCTACTGGTCGGCCTGTGTTTGACGACATCGACGGCCTACGCGGACGCACCGCTCGAGAAGATCGAAGTCTTTCCGCCAAACGTCGAACTTTCCACCGCGCGCGATCGGCAGCGGATGGTCGTCGTTGGCACGCGGACAGACGGTGTGACGATTGACCTGACGGCCCAGGCTCAATTCAATCCGGCCAACCCGGCGCTATTGCGATTTGAGGGGCCGGTGGCCTGCCCCGCGGCCGATGGCGAGACGACGCTGGACGTCGCCTGTGCCGGGCAGACGGTGCAAGTGCCCGTGGTTGTCAAGCAAGCGGCGGTCGATCGCCCGGCGAGCTTCAAACTGGACATCATGCCGGTTTTCATGCGTGCGGGCTGCAACACGGGGAGCTGCCATGGGGCGGCCCGCGGTAAGGACGGATTCCGGCTATCGCTGTTCGGCTTTGATCCTGACGGAGATCACTTTCGTCTGACGCGCGAGCTAAGTTACCGCCGCATCAATTTGGCGATTCCGCAGGAAAGCCTATTGATCGAAAAAGCCGTCGGAGCGGTGCCGCACACAGGTGGCAAACGCTTCGAACCGACGAGCGAGTATTGCCAAACGCTGTTGCGCTGGCTGGACGCCGGCGCACCGTTGGATGCGGGCGAAGTGCCGCAGGTGACCGAGGTCGAAGTATTCCCGCGCCGGGCAGTGCTGGAAGGGGAAGGGGCCACGCAGCAATTCATTGCACGGGCCAAGTACTCGGACGGCACGGATCGTGACGTCACGAACCTGGCCGTGTTCCTGACGAACAATGACAACTCGGCGGCCATCAACGTCGATGGGTTGGTGACCGCGGCAAATCGGGGCGAGGCTTTTGTGATGGCCCGCTTTGCCACCCACACCGTGGGGAGCCAGGTGCTGGTGCTGCCCAAGGATCTGCAATATTCGCCCCCAGTCACGCAGCCGGTGAACTACGTCGACGAGTTGGTGAATGCCAAGCTGCAAAAGCTGCGGATCCTGCCCAGCGAGTTGTGTACGGACGAGGTATTTTTGCGGCGGGCCACGATCGACATTGCCGGCATGGTGCCGACCGAGGCCGAATATCAAGAATTCGTGGCTGACCAGGATCCACAGAAGCGTGCGCGCCTAGTCGATCGCCTGCTGGCCCGCAAGGAATTCTCCGAGATCTGGGGGATGAAATGGGCCGAGCTGCTGATGGTCAAGAGCACGGTCGACGTCAGCTACAAGTCGATGTTCTTGTACTCGAATTGGCTGACCGAGCGGATTTCCAGCAACATGCCGCTGAATTTGATGGTGCAAGAACTACTCGGGGCGAGCGGCGGCACATTCACCAACGCCGCCACGAACTACTATCAAATCGAACGCGAGACCCTGAAGACGGCCGAGAACGTGGCGCAAGTTTTCATGGGCATTCGCACGCAGTGCGCCCAATGCCACAACCATCCGTTCGATCGTTGGACGATGGACGATTACTACAGCTTTGCGGCGTTTTTCTCGCAAATCGGCCGTAAGACAGGCGAGGATTATCGCGAGACGATCATCTTCAACACGAGCGCCGGCGAGGTGGCCCATCCCGTGGGTGGCCGCGTCATGCCGCCAAAGTTTCTGGGGGGCGCCGTGCCGAACGTGGCCGGGCAAGATCGCCGTGTGGTGCTGGCCAAATGGCTGGCCTCGCCCGAGAATCCGTACTTTGCAACGAGCGTCGCCAACCGCGTGTGGGCTCACTTCTTTGGCGTCGGCATTATCGAACCGGTAGACGATGTGCGGGTGAGTAATCCGGCCACCAATCCGGAACTGTACCAGGCGCTGGGAGAGAAATTCACGCAATACAACTACGACTTCAAGCAGTTGGTGCGCGATATCTGCAACTCGCAAACGTACCAGCGCGCCAGCGAGCGGACCGAGAGTAACGCTTCCGACGAATTGAATTTCGCGCATTCGCGGATCCGGCGCATTCGGTCCGAGAATGCCCTCGATTGTGTCAGCCAGATCACCGAGACGAAGGACAAGTTCCCCGGCCTGCCGCTGGGCGCTCGCGCCGTACAGATTGCCGACGGCAACGGCTCGACATATTTTCTCACCACGTTCGGCCGCTCGAATCGGGCCACGGTGGGCGTGTGCGAGGTCAAGACGGACCCCACGCTGTCCCAATCCCTGCATTTGTTGAATGGCGAAACGGTGGAATCCAAGGTCCGCGATGGCGGCGCGATCAAACGCATGCTCGAGGCCGGCCGGACGCCCGAACAGATCATCGAATCGATCTATATCCGCTGTTTGTGCCGCAAACCGACGACGGACGAGCGCGACAAGCTGATTGCCGTAATCGCGGCCGAGCCGGTCCCACAAAAAGGGCTGGAAGACGTCTTTTGGGCGGTGCTCAACTCACGTGAGTTTTTGTTCAACCACTAAAGTCCGACTGCGTGCCATGCGTCAATACTCGAAAATCTCCATGCGTTTCGTTTCCAAGTCGTTGATCGCTGCGCTGGTAATCGTTGGTGGCGCACGGTTCGCCGTCGCTGACGAGGCCAAGCCTGCGGACGGTGCGGAAGCAAAAATCAACTACGAGGAGCAGGTGCAGGCCATTTTTCGGCAGCACTGCTTCACCTGTCACGGTCCTGACACGGCCAAGAGCGACCTGCGGCTGGACAACTACGCCGCGATGATGCGCGGCGGCGCCAGCGGCGCCGTGTTGGAACCGGGCGATGCTGATAGTTCGCGTTTGTGGAAGCTTGTAGCGCACGAAGAAACGCCCGAGATGCCCCCCAAGCAGGACAAGCTGCCCGAGGCCACATTGGCAACGCTCAAGCAGTGGATCACGCAGGGGGCGTTGGAGAAGTCGGGCTCGACCGCCAAGATTAAAGCCAAGCCCAAGATCGAAATGAAAGCCACAGCCGGGGCAGGCAAGCCCGAGGGGCCGCCTCCCATGCCCGAGGGACTGTCGCGGCAACCGGTGGTCTACACGCCGCGGGCCGGCACGCTGACAGCGCTCGCAGCCAGTCCTTGGGCGCCGCTTTTGGCTGTGGCCGGTCAGAAGCAGATCGTGCTTTACAACTCGGACACCGCACAGCTGTTGGGAGTATTGCCGTTTGCCGAAGGGACGCCGCAAGTCCTCCGGTTCAGCCGCTCGGGAACGGTGCTATTGGCCGGCGGCGGACACGGCGGCCAGTCGGGACGCGTGGCTCTGTACGATGTGCGGACCGGACAACGCATCACGGAAGTGGGCGAGGAACTCGATTGCGTGCTGGCAGCCGACATCAACGACGACCACACGCAAGTGGCCCTGGGCGGCCCCAGTCGCGTGGTCCGTATCTATGCCGTGGCCGACGGCGCGCTGGTGAGCGAAATCCGCAAGCACACGGACTGGATCACCGCGATCGAATACAGCCCCGATGGGGTATTGCTGACCACGGCCGATCGCAATGGCGGCATGTTCGTGTGGGAAGCCGAGACGGCGCGCGAGTATCAGAACCTGAAAGGGCACACGCTGGGGATCACGGGCGTCAGTTGGCGGATCGATGGCAACGTGCTGGCCAGCGTCAGCGAAGACGGCACAATCAAGCTGTGGGAGATGGAGAACGGCACCCAAGTGAAGAACTGGGCCGCGCATCCGGGCGGCGGGACGGCGGTTCATTTTGCCATGGACGGACGTTTGGTCTCGTGCGGCCGGGATCGGGTGACCAAGATCTGGGATCAAAACGGCGCCCAGCAGCGCGCCCTGGAGGCTTTCGGCGATATCGCGCTGCGAACCGCGTTCACGCACGATGGTGCCCGCGTGGTTGCCGGCGATTGGACCGGAGACATTCGCCTCTGGGCCGCCGCGGATGGCAACCTGGCAGGCCGTTTGGCCAGCAATCCGCCCACGCTAGCCATGGTGGCCACATCGGAAGCCGCGCGTGCAGCAGCCGCCAAAGCAGCCGTCGAACAGGCCAATGCCGAAGTGGCCGCCGCTCAGAAAGCCGCCGAGGACAAGAACGCCGCGGCTACCGCCGCTGGCGAAAAGCTGAAAGCGGCGCAGGCCGAGGTCGAGAAGCTGGCTGCCGAGAAAGCCGCGGCCGACAAGCAATTGGCCGATAAGGCTGCCGCCGCCAAGGGGGCCGCGGAAGCAGCGGCTGCGGCCGCGAGCGCCGCGCAAAAGGCCGCCGAAGAGAGCGCCGCCTTCGAGCAAACGCAGACAGCCCGAGCAAGCGCGGCGAAATAGCGCTTGCTCGGGCTGTTTATTACTGCGTCATCAGGAGTGCCGCGGGCACTTCTCAATCGCGCCACGCGGACCCAAAGCTGGTCGATTCGGCAGGGGCGTCGTCCATGATCCCCGCCTCAAGCCACAACACCTGGCTGGCAACGCGGACTTAACCGTGTTGCCAGCGCGCCGTTTTACTCGCGCGGGCGAACCGCACCGGTAAGACCGGAATAGTCAGCGCGGTCTTCTGGGTGCCACAACGGCAAACCCATCGCAATGCGACGAGCCAGCACGTCGAGCTTCTCCGAAGAACCAGCCGGTGCTTCGGTCGGCGAAAATTGCTCGGTCTCAACGGGAGCGAAATCCTCGTCGTGGCCAAACTCTACGATCGCTTCGAATACATTCCGCATCTCTCTCAACCTACCTTCCGACGAAAAAACTAACTGACGAATGGAAAATACCAATACCAATGAAACTTATCAGGGCGGCGAACAACGGATCCGACTCTCCCGCGATAATTGCAAGAGGCGAATCCAAAAGCGAGGGATACAGCACCCGAACATTTTGCGCGCTACCGAGTCCAGCTTTTCATCCTGCTGGCGGGCGACGCTGTGAGTCGAACGGCGAACTCCAAAAAACGGATGCAGGCGGGCAGATGGCTTAAGCACGTTATTATTCGTGGCCATTATGCGCGAGTCAAGCGCCGAGTCAAAAAATTAGATTAGGGGCTGGAAAAACAATGTATTTTACCCACGTAGATCAACAAAAATTGATGCCAGCGAGTGATATCTGCTGGCAATTACATCTGGGTATTCTGTCCTGATCCATCATGTGGCACTTTGCAGTCGGTGTCGTGTGGTTTGCGATCGTATTCGGCGTCACAGACCGAGGGGCATGTCTCGACGATGCCGCATTGATTGCAAACGATGTGTACCAGATCGGCACTGCTGATCTTCAAGTCATGCTGTTGGCAGAGGGAATAAAGCTCGCGCAGATGAACGCACGGCATGATGAAGCCTCGCTAGCATGCTAAGGTTCACATCCGAAATGCTGCGGAACGCCCTCGCATGATACCGCAATGCTGCGATCGTGGCGAAGAAATTGTTGGCCGGCGCCAGGCGAGTGAACACTTTTTCAGTGCCGAGCGAACGTGCGGCA includes the following:
- a CDS encoding c-type cytochrome domain-containing protein, with the translated sequence MRFVSKSLIAALVIVGGARFAVADEAKPADGAEAKINYEEQVQAIFRQHCFTCHGPDTAKSDLRLDNYAAMMRGGASGAVLEPGDADSSRLWKLVAHEETPEMPPKQDKLPEATLATLKQWITQGALEKSGSTAKIKAKPKIEMKATAGAGKPEGPPPMPEGLSRQPVVYTPRAGTLTALAASPWAPLLAVAGQKQIVLYNSDTAQLLGVLPFAEGTPQVLRFSRSGTVLLAGGGHGGQSGRVALYDVRTGQRITEVGEELDCVLAADINDDHTQVALGGPSRVVRIYAVADGALVSEIRKHTDWITAIEYSPDGVLLTTADRNGGMFVWEAETAREYQNLKGHTLGITGVSWRIDGNVLASVSEDGTIKLWEMENGTQVKNWAAHPGGGTAVHFAMDGRLVSCGRDRVTKIWDQNGAQQRALEAFGDIALRTAFTHDGARVVAGDWTGDIRLWAAADGNLAGRLASNPPTLAMVATSEAARAAAAKAAVEQANAEVAAAQKAAEDKNAAATAAGEKLKAAQAEVEKLAAEKAAADKQLADKAAAAKGAAEAAAAAASAAQKAAEESAAFEQTQTARASAAK
- a CDS encoding DUF1549 and DUF1553 domain-containing protein yields the protein MNTTNHKFAHLLAGLLVGLCLTTSTAYADAPLEKIEVFPPNVELSTARDRQRMVVVGTRTDGVTIDLTAQAQFNPANPALLRFEGPVACPAADGETTLDVACAGQTVQVPVVVKQAAVDRPASFKLDIMPVFMRAGCNTGSCHGAARGKDGFRLSLFGFDPDGDHFRLTRELSYRRINLAIPQESLLIEKAVGAVPHTGGKRFEPTSEYCQTLLRWLDAGAPLDAGEVPQVTEVEVFPRRAVLEGEGATQQFIARAKYSDGTDRDVTNLAVFLTNNDNSAAINVDGLVTAANRGEAFVMARFATHTVGSQVLVLPKDLQYSPPVTQPVNYVDELVNAKLQKLRILPSELCTDEVFLRRATIDIAGMVPTEAEYQEFVADQDPQKRARLVDRLLARKEFSEIWGMKWAELLMVKSTVDVSYKSMFLYSNWLTERISSNMPLNLMVQELLGASGGTFTNAATNYYQIERETLKTAENVAQVFMGIRTQCAQCHNHPFDRWTMDDYYSFAAFFSQIGRKTGEDYRETIIFNTSAGEVAHPVGGRVMPPKFLGGAVPNVAGQDRRVVLAKWLASPENPYFATSVANRVWAHFFGVGIIEPVDDVRVSNPATNPELYQALGEKFTQYNYDFKQLVRDICNSQTYQRASERTESNASDELNFAHSRIRRIRSENALDCVSQITETKDKFPGLPLGARAVQIADGNGSTYFLTTFGRSNRATVGVCEVKTDPTLSQSLHLLNGETVESKVRDGGAIKRMLEAGRTPEQIIESIYIRCLCRKPTTDERDKLIAVIAAEPVPQKGLEDVFWAVLNSREFLFNH